The following proteins come from a genomic window of Synechococcus sp. BIOS-E4-1:
- a CDS encoding DUF2811 domain-containing protein: protein MDRNQLESCINPALARPSADETPYVSLESEIPEVLFAAMKGFIGANPNWDQYQVMSSALARFLYQNGCSERAVTERYLDDLFTTTTSQLQTKKEDIRTA from the coding sequence ATGGATCGCAACCAACTGGAAAGCTGCATCAATCCCGCGTTGGCAAGGCCCTCTGCAGATGAGACGCCCTACGTGAGCCTGGAATCTGAAATACCTGAAGTCCTGTTCGCGGCAATGAAGGGTTTCATTGGTGCCAACCCCAACTGGGATCAATATCAGGTGATGAGTTCAGCGTTGGCGCGATTTCTCTACCAGAATGGTTGTAGTGAGAGAGCTGTGACTGAGCGCTATCTCGATGACTTGTTCACGACAACAACCTCTCAGTTACAGACCAAAAAGGAAGACATCAGAACTGCTTGA
- a CDS encoding NAD(P)-dependent oxidoreductase, producing the protein MTTITLLGTGLLGAAIGQRLLKVGFTLNVWNRNPARCAVLLEAGAQQLHHPGQGLEASSVVVTVLRDGPVTAEIVRSLGSLGGRCIVPMGTMGISESVALAEQVRLQGGSYLEAPVLGSRPEALKGSLLVMAGGESKVFDAQLPLLRQLASEPRLMGAVGTGAASKLALNQLIASLTHGYSLALRLVQASGLDVDRFMEVLRLSALYAPTVDKKLVRMMSHQYGDPNFSTSLLRKDLLLFLREARLAGVNATALDGLASLLEGAVDTDLDAGDYSALHELTDGR; encoded by the coding sequence ATGACCACGATTACTTTGCTGGGTACTGGCCTCCTGGGCGCTGCGATCGGCCAACGGCTGCTCAAGGTCGGCTTCACGCTGAACGTGTGGAATCGCAACCCCGCTCGCTGTGCTGTGCTTTTGGAGGCAGGGGCCCAGCAGCTGCATCATCCCGGCCAGGGGCTTGAGGCTTCATCGGTTGTGGTCACAGTGCTGCGCGATGGCCCCGTCACCGCGGAGATTGTCCGCAGCCTCGGTTCTCTGGGGGGGAGGTGCATTGTGCCGATGGGCACCATGGGGATCAGTGAAAGTGTTGCCCTAGCTGAGCAGGTGCGCCTTCAGGGGGGCTCCTATCTGGAGGCTCCTGTGTTGGGTAGTCGTCCGGAGGCGTTGAAGGGCAGCTTATTGGTGATGGCCGGTGGCGAGTCGAAGGTGTTTGACGCTCAGTTGCCCCTGCTTCGGCAGCTGGCATCTGAGCCGCGTTTGATGGGTGCCGTGGGGACGGGTGCTGCCTCGAAGCTGGCTCTCAATCAGCTGATCGCCAGCCTCACCCATGGATATTCACTGGCGCTGCGTCTGGTTCAAGCCTCCGGTCTGGACGTCGATCGCTTCATGGAAGTGCTGCGCCTTTCAGCTCTTTATGCCCCCACCGTCGATAAGAAGCTGGTGAGGATGATGTCTCACCAATACGGAGATCCCAACTTCAGCACCAGTCTGCTGCGCAAGGATCTTCTGCTGTTTCTGCGTGAGGCGCGATTGGCGGGGGTGAATGCCACGGCTCTGGACGGACTCGCAAGCTTGCTCGAAGGCGCTGTTGACACCGATCTGGACGCCGGCGATTATTCCGCCCTTCATGAACTGACGGATGGACGCTGA
- a CDS encoding chlorophyll a/b-binding protein, with the protein MPDQQYQYEPIEAFGESLTTNRPWNTSALEIVERINGRTAMVGFAAAIVGECITGHGPAGQVMDLIRWYLS; encoded by the coding sequence ATGCCCGACCAGCAATATCAATACGAACCCATCGAAGCCTTCGGAGAAAGTCTCACCACCAATCGTCCCTGGAACACCTCGGCGCTGGAAATTGTTGAGCGCATCAATGGGCGTACCGCCATGGTGGGATTCGCAGCCGCGATCGTCGGCGAATGCATCACCGGACATGGTCCCGCCGGTCAGGTGATGGACCTGATCCGCTGGTACCTCAGCTGA
- a CDS encoding nuclear transport factor 2 family protein has protein sequence MPSAAVNVDRLRELFTKPYGIPAPTEEQWRELYDENVRFKDPTQERQGIKAYVEAQDGLMRRCDDVYLTPGAIAVEGDTAFVEWEMGLKIKGIEFVYPGTTRLLFNAEGKVEDHRDYFDFVGPTFEPVPVVGGFVRWLYKRFVD, from the coding sequence ATGCCATCTGCTGCTGTGAACGTTGATCGTCTGCGTGAACTGTTCACGAAGCCCTACGGCATACCTGCTCCCACTGAGGAGCAATGGCGAGAGCTGTACGACGAGAACGTGCGCTTCAAGGATCCAACTCAGGAGCGTCAGGGCATCAAGGCCTATGTCGAAGCGCAGGACGGATTGATGCGGCGTTGCGATGACGTCTACCTCACTCCTGGCGCCATCGCGGTGGAGGGGGACACTGCATTTGTGGAATGGGAGATGGGTCTCAAGATCAAGGGGATCGAGTTCGTCTATCCAGGTACCACTCGCCTGCTCTTCAACGCGGAAGGCAAAGTTGAGGATCACAGAGACTATTTCGATTTTGTGGGCCCCACGTTTGAGCCTGTTCCCGTGGTTGGTGGTTTTGTGCGCTGGCTTTACAAGCGGTTTGTTGACTGA
- a CDS encoding DoxX family protein, with protein sequence MIRAILTKPFLADAGLLVLRVFTGVLLIHHGYEKLANIDNFADAFVRPLGLPFPITLSYIAAFSEVGGSWLLITGLLTRFGALAILGTMSVAIYHAVSTSGFNIYLLELLGLYFASVAAILAVGPGRLSVDELIARRFAPDTRSQADRLEAAFVANNEPAEAVKADVVADGVS encoded by the coding sequence GTGATCAGGGCAATCCTCACTAAGCCGTTCCTTGCAGACGCCGGCCTCCTCGTACTTCGGGTTTTCACCGGAGTGCTCCTGATTCATCACGGCTACGAGAAGCTCGCCAACATCGATAACTTCGCTGACGCTTTTGTCCGTCCTCTCGGACTCCCATTCCCGATCACGCTTTCTTACATCGCAGCTTTCTCAGAAGTTGGTGGCAGCTGGCTGCTGATCACTGGATTGCTGACACGCTTCGGGGCCCTGGCCATCCTCGGAACAATGAGCGTGGCCATCTACCACGCTGTGAGCACATCGGGTTTCAACATTTATCTGCTTGAGTTGCTGGGTCTGTACTTCGCTTCCGTGGCGGCAATCCTCGCAGTTGGTCCCGGCCGATTGTCTGTTGACGAGTTGATTGCCCGACGTTTTGCTCCGGATACTCGTTCTCAGGCTGATCGTCTTGAAGCTGCCTTCGTCGCCAACAACGAGCCAGCTGAAGCAGTCAAAGCTGATGTCGTTGCTGACGGGGTCAGCTGA
- a CDS encoding SOS response-associated peptidase has translation MCGRFALSTPLHKLPPVLFDGMAEDHRTRYAPRDMIVPGEPLLACRCDQSGPEASLMLWGLIPGWLKDPSTGPRPFNARAETVADKPSFRGSWRHRRCLIPASCFFEKGRTIRRIDRQPFWLAGLWERWLGSDGSEVDTCTILTTIPNALVKPLHHRMPVLIPEGLEEAWMASLDGQQLRALEPLLAPWDPSGWEVVSDRADGQLSLLPALQT, from the coding sequence ATGTGCGGTCGTTTTGCCCTCTCGACGCCCTTGCACAAGTTGCCTCCTGTTTTGTTTGACGGGATGGCTGAGGACCATCGCACTCGCTATGCACCAAGGGACATGATTGTTCCTGGTGAGCCCCTGCTGGCCTGTCGGTGTGATCAGTCCGGTCCGGAGGCATCGTTGATGCTCTGGGGACTGATCCCAGGCTGGTTGAAGGACCCCTCCACCGGCCCCAGGCCCTTTAATGCCCGTGCGGAAACGGTTGCTGACAAGCCCAGTTTTCGAGGGTCCTGGCGTCATCGACGCTGTCTGATCCCTGCCAGTTGTTTCTTCGAAAAAGGTCGCACCATCAGGCGCATTGATCGCCAACCTTTCTGGCTTGCTGGTCTCTGGGAGCGTTGGCTGGGGAGTGACGGCAGTGAGGTTGATACCTGCACGATCCTCACCACGATTCCGAATGCGCTCGTCAAACCCCTGCACCACCGGATGCCCGTTCTGATTCCGGAGGGATTGGAGGAAGCCTGGATGGCTTCCCTTGACGGCCAGCAGCTGAGAGCTCTTGAACCGCTGCTCGCTCCATGGGACCCGAGTGGTTGGGAAGTGGTTTCAGATCGGGCCGATGGTCAGCTTTCGTTGCTGCCTGCCCTGCAAACCTGA
- a CDS encoding SagB family peptide dehydrogenase produces the protein MLSYRFRDGVQVGWGEDNVVITAPYATRLNSIRQSLRIDHPGDSLKSLLKDLVGTGVDRENLLILDNAFSNKAEHRELLSELDKFYTKGLLLTEISGSEGTAICLAPVKPSLHRKTAPEGIYRIKFSKFVIVQPSVDGLEIVSPLATGAVRLKDQRLFTILVQLAAACDEATIRGCLPDDLQSHYADVISLLLSSGVAGVCDGWGVADIDQDAVEAGWTFEDLAFHCHTREQMIDLCRNQARQTPIDKKQFPAKHQRIIRGSTALPLPSRINHNLSFFQVVRERKTIRAYQEQPINAGLLSDFLWHSMHIREEISCDPGLSRAYAGLLKPVASAGALHSIELYLCINRCIGLQPGFYHFDSSDHSLGKLCDLIDPCLQMLELAAASTCRAPQAASVSPSQGQLPDVLVVMAARYGRNASLHQQTGLPYALILKDVGSIYQQLYLVATALGLAPCGLSFGSSELFQQASGHPGLLECSVGEFMIGNPPSTHGFEPKAGVVG, from the coding sequence ATGCTTAGCTATAGATTCCGTGATGGTGTGCAGGTTGGTTGGGGTGAGGACAATGTTGTCATCACGGCGCCCTATGCCACGCGACTGAACTCGATCCGACAAAGCCTGCGAATTGATCATCCAGGTGACTCGTTGAAGAGTCTTTTGAAAGATCTGGTGGGAACTGGAGTTGATCGAGAAAATCTTTTAATCCTGGATAATGCGTTCTCCAACAAGGCAGAACATCGAGAGCTTCTGAGCGAGCTTGATAAGTTTTATACGAAGGGACTGCTTTTAACTGAAATCAGTGGTTCGGAGGGCACTGCGATCTGTCTTGCTCCTGTGAAGCCGTCGCTTCATCGCAAGACCGCTCCAGAGGGTATTTATCGCATCAAGTTTTCAAAATTTGTCATTGTTCAACCCTCGGTTGATGGTCTGGAGATTGTCTCGCCTTTAGCAACGGGAGCTGTTCGTCTGAAGGATCAGAGATTGTTTACGATTCTTGTGCAGCTTGCAGCAGCCTGCGATGAGGCAACAATCAGAGGGTGTCTTCCTGATGATCTTCAGTCGCATTATGCAGATGTGATTTCATTGCTGTTGAGCTCCGGCGTTGCAGGAGTTTGCGACGGATGGGGTGTTGCTGACATTGATCAAGATGCTGTTGAGGCGGGCTGGACGTTTGAAGATCTCGCTTTTCACTGTCACACACGTGAACAGATGATTGACCTTTGCCGTAATCAAGCACGCCAGACGCCAATCGACAAAAAGCAGTTTCCTGCGAAGCATCAAAGAATCATTCGTGGCAGTACAGCTCTTCCATTGCCATCCCGCATTAATCACAACCTCAGTTTTTTTCAAGTTGTTCGCGAGCGGAAAACAATACGTGCTTATCAAGAGCAGCCGATTAACGCTGGGCTGCTGAGTGATTTTCTCTGGCACTCCATGCACATCCGTGAGGAAATCTCCTGCGATCCGGGCCTGTCGCGAGCCTATGCAGGCTTGTTGAAACCTGTTGCCAGCGCTGGAGCTCTTCATTCGATAGAGCTGTACCTGTGCATCAACCGATGCATCGGTCTTCAGCCAGGTTTTTATCACTTCGACTCCTCTGATCACTCCCTGGGAAAGCTGTGTGATCTCATCGACCCTTGCTTGCAGATGCTCGAACTGGCTGCGGCCTCAACCTGTCGTGCACCTCAGGCAGCTTCTGTTTCGCCAAGTCAGGGTCAGTTACCTGATGTGCTTGTTGTGATGGCTGCCCGTTACGGCAGAAATGCAAGTCTTCATCAGCAAACAGGATTGCCCTATGCGCTGATCCTCAAAGATGTGGGATCGATTTATCAGCAGCTCTATCTTGTGGCGACGGCTCTGGGACTCGCTCCTTGTGGGCTGAGTTTTGGCAGCAGCGAGTTGTTTCAACAGGCATCAGGCCATCCCGGGTTGCTGGAATGTTCCGTAGGTGAATTCATGATCGGCAACCCACCGTCAACGCATGGCTTTGAGCCAAAGGCTGGTGTTGTGGGGTGA
- a CDS encoding prohibitin family protein → MQSPSSMRSATPGGPEGSLVAIVALVLAGLLLLGQALFVVPAGEVAVITTLGKVSGAPRQPGLNVKAPLVQQVWPFSIRTQVRPENFATLTKDLQVIQATATIKYALRPDEAGRVYSTIASSDRDVYPRIIQPSLLKALKSVFSQYELVTIASEWNDISSLVASTVAEELDQFDYVKVVGLDLTGLEIAEEYRAAIEQKQIAEQQLLRAQTEVKIAEQEALRYDTLNKSLDDQVLYKLFLDKWDGQTQVVPGLPGGAGGTPPVIVGRK, encoded by the coding sequence ATGCAGAGCCCCTCGTCGATGCGATCGGCCACACCAGGAGGTCCCGAAGGCAGCTTGGTGGCGATCGTTGCCCTTGTGTTGGCCGGTTTACTGCTCCTGGGTCAGGCATTGTTCGTGGTCCCAGCCGGTGAGGTCGCGGTGATCACAACCCTTGGCAAGGTGAGCGGGGCTCCGCGCCAGCCGGGCCTCAATGTGAAAGCACCTTTGGTTCAGCAGGTGTGGCCATTCAGCATCAGGACTCAGGTGAGGCCGGAGAATTTCGCCACTCTCACCAAGGATCTTCAGGTGATCCAGGCCACAGCCACCATCAAATACGCCTTGCGCCCTGATGAAGCAGGCCGCGTTTACAGCACGATCGCGAGCAGTGATCGCGATGTTTATCCGCGCATCATTCAGCCTTCGCTGCTGAAAGCCTTGAAGTCTGTGTTCTCGCAGTACGAGCTGGTCACAATCGCTTCTGAGTGGAATGACATCTCCTCGCTTGTGGCCTCAACGGTTGCCGAGGAACTGGACCAGTTCGATTACGTGAAGGTTGTGGGTCTGGATCTCACCGGTCTGGAAATTGCTGAGGAATACAGAGCAGCCATTGAGCAGAAGCAGATAGCTGAGCAGCAGCTGCTGCGCGCTCAGACGGAGGTCAAAATCGCTGAACAGGAAGCGCTGCGTTACGACACGCTCAACAAGAGCCTCGATGATCAGGTTCTCTACAAGCTCTTCCTGGACAAGTGGGATGGCCAGACCCAGGTTGTGCCTGGACTGCCTGGGGGTGCAGGCGGAACCCCCCCGGTGATTGTCGGTCGCAAGTGA
- a CDS encoding DCC1-like thiol-disulfide oxidoreductase family protein: protein MALTLVYDGGCPFCRHFAQRSELMGGLPDLVIRDGRSDHALRTELRNKGFDLSNGAVLMDQDNIWHGSEAIAMLCQQLSPSDPLLRLLNVVFSDSGRANRLYPGLLMARQIALGLRGLPVDPDQA, encoded by the coding sequence ATGGCTCTGACTCTTGTTTATGACGGCGGCTGCCCCTTCTGCAGGCATTTCGCCCAACGCAGTGAACTGATGGGCGGCCTGCCCGACCTGGTGATCAGGGATGGGCGCAGTGACCACGCACTGAGGACGGAATTGCGCAACAAAGGGTTCGATCTCAGCAACGGCGCTGTGCTGATGGATCAAGACAACATCTGGCATGGCAGTGAAGCCATCGCAATGCTCTGTCAACAGCTCTCCCCAAGCGACCCTCTGCTGCGTCTGCTGAATGTTGTCTTCAGCGATTCCGGTCGGGCCAATCGTCTTTATCCGGGTCTGCTGATGGCTCGACAGATCGCGCTGGGACTGCGTGGACTGCCTGTGGATCCTGATCAGGCTTGA
- a CDS encoding TIGR03894 family protein, whose amino-acid sequence MADKELLREVALELWGSVKKLRPGLPRESRLELTLKALMVIGDLHDQVQAAVVVGVIAEQEPPENEPEGQDVTKSADAAPEVEQTPDGRRVVRRRSRSAG is encoded by the coding sequence ATGGCAGACAAGGAACTCCTCAGAGAGGTGGCGCTTGAGCTCTGGGGCTCAGTCAAGAAGCTGCGTCCAGGCCTGCCGAGGGAGTCTCGGCTTGAGCTCACGCTCAAAGCTCTGATGGTGATCGGTGATCTGCATGACCAGGTGCAGGCTGCTGTGGTGGTTGGCGTGATCGCTGAACAGGAACCCCCAGAGAACGAGCCTGAGGGGCAGGACGTGACCAAATCGGCAGACGCTGCTCCCGAGGTCGAACAGACACCTGACGGTCGCCGGGTGGTGCGTCGCCGCTCCCGCTCCGCCGGTTGA
- a CDS encoding Nif11-like leader peptide family RiPP precursor, producing MTQELLTAFLANAKGNISLQEQLKAAADTNAVAAIAKDAGFHLPADPFSKAQSEISAEELEGGAGGRSFSYLPQQCVTDILCG from the coding sequence ATGACACAAGAACTACTCACAGCTTTCCTGGCTAACGCCAAAGGCAACATCAGCCTTCAGGAGCAGCTCAAAGCCGCAGCTGATACCAATGCTGTTGCCGCCATTGCCAAAGACGCTGGATTTCATCTTCCTGCTGATCCCTTCAGCAAAGCTCAATCAGAGATTTCTGCAGAAGAGCTGGAAGGCGGGGCTGGTGGACGCAGTTTCTCTTATCTGCCGCAACAATGTGTGACCGACATTTTATGTGGGTGA
- a CDS encoding Nif11-like leader peptide family RiPP precursor — protein MQSDTILQQKIKAAAVVDTVAAITKEAGFSISADELKKAQSELSEEELEGVAGGKHHCT, from the coding sequence CTGCAAAGCGACACCATTCTTCAGCAGAAGATCAAAGCTGCTGCTGTTGTTGATACTGTTGCCGCGATCACAAAAGAGGCTGGATTTAGTATTTCTGCCGACGAATTGAAGAAAGCTCAATCAGAATTGTCGGAAGAAGAATTGGAAGGTGTAGCTGGAGGCAAACATCACTGCACTTAG
- a CDS encoding Nif11-like leader peptide family natural product precursor — protein MSEEQLKAFLKKVKTDTSLQERLKAATDANAVVSIATESGFTISAGDLKNAQSEISAEELDSLIGAGQAKQSICACRGTLEL, from the coding sequence ATGTCAGAAGAACAACTTAAGGCATTCCTGAAAAAGGTAAAAACTGACACCAGTCTGCAAGAAAGGCTTAAAGCGGCTACTGATGCTAATGCTGTGGTATCTATTGCAACAGAGTCTGGTTTTACGATTTCTGCAGGCGACTTGAAAAACGCTCAATCAGAGATTTCTGCAGAAGAGCTGGATAGTTTGATTGGTGCCGGACAAGCAAAACAAAGCATATGTGCATGCAGGGGAACACTTGAATTATGA
- a CDS encoding Nif11-like leader peptide family natural product precursor, with product MSLKQLKAFLAKAKSESSLQNELKAAKSPDEVVSIAQEHGHEFTSVKLDLLSEEELEGEAGGWNAHLSTQAFDCARGAAMTTDFSPNRRAYCFCEAFASHLGVIGSKRQ from the coding sequence ATATCTTTAAAACAACTCAAGGCATTCCTCGCCAAAGCCAAAAGCGAATCCAGTCTTCAAAACGAGCTAAAAGCGGCCAAGTCACCTGATGAAGTTGTTTCTATCGCTCAAGAACATGGTCATGAATTCACTTCTGTCAAGCTTGATCTACTCAGCGAAGAGGAGCTGGAAGGCGAGGCTGGTGGGTGGAATGCACATTTGTCAACACAGGCGTTTGACTGTGCAAGGGGAGCAGCAATGACAACTGATTTTTCACCGAATCGAAGAGCTTATTGCTTTTGTGAAGCGTTTGCATCTCATTTAGGTGTCATAGGATCAAAGCGACAGTAA
- a CDS encoding glycosyl hydrolase family 57, which produces MAVQSAHQPAICGREQELRTLMQKSSRNWPSSTECALQDLKSAFACALHMHQPTVPAGPNGALISHLQYMLEHPDEGDNHNAEPFAQCYRRMADLIPELIREGCDPRIMLDYSGNLLWGVTQMGRRDITEALYYLACDEEMNRHVEWLGTFWSHAVAPSTPIPDLALQISAWQHQFADLFGDSALQRVRGFSLPEMHLPNHPDTLFALVNSLLEAGYHWLLVQEHSVEQLDGSPLCNQQRFAPNRLVARSCSGEEISITALIKTQGSDTKLVGQMQPCEEALGLSRQTLGTTEIPSLVSQIADGENGGVMMNEFPEAFRQANRRIRDSNPDTAALNGSEYLEQLEELGLKTSDLPRIQAVHQHRLWQRAGESGDIEDVAAAIHELSSANDGFSMEGASWTNNLSWVEGYDNVLQPMQRFSASFHQQFDQQLSEQPRFSQSPVFRDALMHLLLLETSCFRYWGQGQWTQYATDIYDQGMEALDR; this is translated from the coding sequence ATGGCGGTCCAATCAGCACACCAGCCTGCGATCTGTGGAAGAGAGCAGGAGCTGCGCACTCTGATGCAGAAATCAAGCCGGAACTGGCCATCATCAACCGAGTGCGCTCTGCAGGATCTGAAATCCGCCTTCGCCTGCGCGCTGCACATGCACCAGCCAACGGTGCCCGCAGGTCCCAATGGGGCTCTGATCTCACACCTGCAGTACATGCTGGAACACCCCGATGAAGGTGATAACCACAACGCTGAGCCTTTCGCTCAGTGCTACAGGCGCATGGCCGATCTGATCCCGGAGCTGATCCGAGAGGGGTGCGATCCGCGGATCATGCTCGATTACTCCGGAAATCTGCTCTGGGGTGTCACGCAGATGGGACGGCGGGACATCACCGAAGCTCTCTATTACCTGGCCTGTGACGAAGAAATGAACAGGCACGTGGAATGGCTCGGCACGTTCTGGAGCCATGCGGTTGCACCCTCAACACCCATTCCTGATCTGGCTCTGCAGATCAGCGCCTGGCAACACCAGTTCGCAGACCTGTTCGGCGACAGCGCGCTCCAGCGGGTGCGGGGTTTCTCACTGCCGGAAATGCACCTGCCCAATCACCCGGACACGCTTTTTGCTCTGGTGAACAGCCTGCTCGAAGCCGGTTATCACTGGCTGCTTGTGCAGGAGCACAGCGTGGAGCAGCTGGATGGTTCGCCCCTCTGCAACCAACAACGCTTTGCTCCCAACAGGCTGGTGGCCCGTTCCTGCTCAGGCGAGGAGATCAGCATCACAGCCTTGATCAAGACCCAGGGATCTGACACCAAACTTGTCGGGCAAATGCAACCCTGCGAGGAGGCATTAGGGCTCAGTCGCCAAACGCTTGGCACCACTGAGATCCCCTCTCTCGTCAGCCAGATCGCAGACGGCGAGAACGGCGGAGTAATGATGAATGAATTTCCGGAAGCCTTCCGTCAGGCCAATCGCCGCATTCGAGACAGCAACCCTGACACAGCCGCGCTCAACGGATCGGAATACCTGGAACAACTGGAAGAGCTGGGACTGAAGACGAGCGACCTTCCCCGCATCCAGGCCGTGCACCAGCATCGTCTGTGGCAGAGGGCGGGTGAGTCGGGTGACATCGAAGACGTTGCTGCAGCCATCCATGAGCTCAGCTCAGCCAACGATGGTTTTTCAATGGAAGGCGCCTCATGGACCAACAACCTCAGCTGGGTTGAGGGATACGACAACGTGCTCCAACCGATGCAGCGCTTCAGCGCAAGCTTTCATCAGCAGTTCGATCAGCAACTCTCTGAGCAGCCGCGCTTCTCGCAGTCGCCAGTCTTCCGAGATGCATTGATGCATCTACTGCTGCTGGAAACCAGCTGCTTCAGGTACTGGGGACAAGGCCAATGGACTCAGTATGCAACTGATATCTACGACCAAGGGATGGAAGCTTTGGATCGATAG
- a CDS encoding N-acetylmuramoyl-L-alanine amidase-like domain-containing protein codes for MARLAEFFVGSPYLAKSLDQPGREQLRLDLTQFDCMLFVEQLLAMVSADSFVDFADRTRSLRYRNGEIGYCTRQHYFHDWVGSAQAQGLIESEPVWSAQATRNLPLNFMSSHRDRYPALQAPGLFDCIRAREQGRRIEQHYLPLASLEAALPTLQSGDIFAVATRVNGLDVSHMGVLVREGSRLDAIHAAPGRGVMRSRSFVRYLSSVPDAIGAVIVRPQMVQ; via the coding sequence ATGGCCCGTCTTGCTGAGTTTTTTGTCGGCAGTCCGTATCTGGCCAAGTCTCTCGATCAACCCGGCCGAGAACAGTTGCGTCTGGACCTCACGCAATTCGATTGCATGTTGTTTGTTGAACAACTGCTCGCGATGGTGTCTGCGGATTCTTTTGTCGATTTCGCTGATCGGACCAGGAGTCTTCGCTATCGAAACGGCGAAATCGGATATTGCACACGGCAGCACTATTTTCACGACTGGGTGGGCTCGGCTCAGGCTCAGGGACTGATCGAGTCGGAACCTGTCTGGTCCGCACAGGCCACGCGCAATCTGCCTCTCAATTTCATGTCGAGCCATCGTGATCGTTACCCCGCCCTGCAGGCGCCTGGTTTGTTTGATTGCATTCGTGCACGGGAGCAGGGAAGGCGTATCGAACAGCATTACCTGCCGCTTGCTTCGCTCGAGGCTGCACTTCCCACTCTTCAGTCTGGCGATATTTTTGCGGTGGCCACGCGGGTCAATGGTCTTGATGTGAGCCACATGGGGGTTCTGGTCCGAGAGGGTTCCCGGCTGGATGCCATCCATGCTGCTCCAGGGCGAGGCGTGATGCGTTCGCGCTCGTTCGTTCGTTATCTCAGCTCAGTGCCTGATGCGATCGGTGCAGTGATCGTGAGGCCGCAAATGGTCCAATAA
- a CDS encoding N-acetylmuramoyl-L-alanine amidase gives MKSVPHQLAISLLIGLCGCSLLNGNSGGEGGSDTAGGVLPSADRPPLMRLGDSRVGASSLKVIQACEQRLGLAAEDVQLAHPTNFGERKSRDSWGRELQVKPMVIVLHETVISEPQALGLFKTNHPDDDQQVSYHMIIGRDGRRVRIVPDQKRAYGSGMSAFGDVTMRDRPGSVGSINNIALHISLVTPSDGRGDADGHSGYTNAQYKSLAQQVLLWQATFGIPITRLTTHAAVDRSRSRYDPRSFRWDRFDAHYNDAAELCGLNQFNNEQAGP, from the coding sequence ATGAAATCGGTCCCCCATCAGCTGGCCATTTCGCTGTTGATTGGTCTTTGCGGATGTTCGCTTTTGAACGGCAATTCCGGCGGAGAGGGTGGGTCTGACACGGCTGGTGGGGTTCTGCCGTCTGCGGATAGGCCCCCTCTCATGCGTCTTGGAGACAGCCGTGTCGGAGCATCGTCGTTGAAGGTGATTCAGGCCTGTGAACAGCGTCTGGGTCTTGCTGCGGAGGATGTTCAGTTGGCTCACCCAACCAATTTCGGAGAACGCAAGTCCAGGGATTCGTGGGGACGTGAGCTGCAGGTGAAGCCGATGGTGATCGTTCTGCACGAAACTGTGATCAGTGAACCTCAGGCTCTTGGCCTGTTCAAGACCAATCACCCGGATGATGATCAACAGGTGAGTTATCACATGATCATTGGCCGGGATGGTCGTCGAGTGCGGATTGTTCCTGATCAGAAGCGTGCCTATGGCAGCGGCATGTCGGCCTTCGGTGACGTCACAATGCGGGATCGTCCCGGTAGCGTGGGATCGATCAACAACATTGCTCTGCACATCAGCCTGGTAACCCCATCGGATGGTCGCGGGGACGCCGACGGGCATTCCGGCTACACCAACGCGCAGTACAAATCGCTTGCACAACAGGTGTTGCTTTGGCAAGCGACATTCGGGATTCCGATCACGCGCCTGACCACGCATGCAGCCGTTGATCGCAGTCGTAGTCGATATGACCCGCGCAGCTTCCGTTGGGATCGTTTTGACGCCCACTACAACGACGCTGCAGAGCTCTGTGGTCTCAATCAGTTCAACAACGAACAGGCAGGGCCGTGA